In the genome of Sphaeramia orbicularis chromosome 13, fSphaOr1.1, whole genome shotgun sequence, one region contains:
- the ppm1na gene encoding protein phosphatase, Mg2+/Mn2+ dependent, 1Na (putative): MRTARRASNVEVPSFLRQLVRETEKMVTFFFKGGSRERGPEEEDSLDDEDSMPSPYLDRPILEKHVSEGGSQSGLNYAVASMQGWRAQMEDAHTCMPELRNELTEWGYFAVFDGHAGTTVAQYCSRNLLDHILATGGIQATEDPEQVKEAVREGFLDIDRHMHKLARQDNWDRSGSTAAAVMISPRYIYFINCGDSRTLLCQNGHVVFYTEDHKPFNPREKERIQNAGGSVTLQRVNGSLAVSRALGDFDFKEVDWRPQTEQLVSPEPEVYEMERTPEDEFLILACDGVWDAIGNEELCAFVRSRLQVCDDLREICTQVIDLCLYKGSLDNISIIIICFPGAPQVSQEALQQEAELERQIDMKVEEIIQMMRSRDEDPDLLYVIKFLASEEMPGLPPGGGITSKRECIISAYQKHIMGIRNQEPMDIEGSEEDSN; encoded by the exons ATGAGGACAGCGCGGCGGGCCAGCAATGTGGAGGTGCCCTCCTTCCTCCGCCAGCTGGTTAGAGAGACGGAGAAGATGGTGACTTTCTTCTTCAAAGGGGGGTCAAGGGAAAGAGGGCCTGAGGAGGAGGACAGTTTGGATGATGAGGACTCGATGCCTAGCCCGTACCTGGACCGTCCGATTTTAGAGAAGCATGTGTCAGAGGGGGGTTCTCAGTCGGGGCTGAACTACGCCGTGGCGAGTATGCAGGGCTGGAGGGCTCAGATGGAGGACGCCCACACCTGCATGCCCGAGCTGAGGAACGAGCTGACAGAGTGGGGATACTTCGCTGTGTTTGATGGACATGCAGGCACCACAGTGGCACAGTACTGCTCCAGGAATCTGCTGGATCACATCCTGGCAACAG gTGGTATTCAGGCAACCGAGGACCCTGAGCAGGTGAAGGAGGCGGTCCGTGAGGGCTTCTTGGACATTGATCGCCACATGCACAAACTCGCTCGCCAGGACAATTGGGATCGCAGTGGTTCCACTGCAGCAGCCGTAATGATTTCACCACGATACATTTACTTCATCAACTGTGGTGACTCCCGCACCTTGCTCTGCCAAAACGGCCACGTGGTCTTCTACACGGAGGACCACAAGCCATTCAACCCCCGAGAGAAGGAGCGTATCCAAAATGCTGGAGGTTCAGTGACCCTACAGAGAGTCAACGGCTCCTTGGCCGTTTCCAGGGCGCTGGGGGACTTTGACTTCAAGGAGGTGGACTGGAGACCCCAGACTGAGCAGCTAGTGTCACCAGAGCCAGAGGTGTATGAAATGGAGAGGACGCCTGAAGATGAGTTCCTGATTCTGGCCTGTGACGGCGTGTGGGACGCCATTGGAAATGAGGAACTGTGTGCCTTTGTGCGCAGCCGTCTGCAGGTGTGCGATGACCTGAGAGAGATCTGTACTCAGGTCATTGATCTTTGCCTCTACAAG GGCAGCTTGGACaacatcagcatcatcatcatctgctTCCCTGGGGCCCCTCAAGTATCCCAAGAGGCCCTGCAGCAGGAGGCAGAGCTGGAGCGACAGATTGACATGAAAGTAGAAG AAATAATTCAGATGATGAGATCCAGAGATGAAGACCCGGATCTTTTGTATGTGATTAAATTCCTGGCGTCAGAAGAAATGCCGGGGCTTCCACCAGGAGGAGGCATCACCAGCAA GCGAGAGTGTATCATTTCTGCTTATCAGAAACACATCATGGGCATAAGAAATCAGGAGCCAATG GACATTGAAGGATCAGAGGAGGACTCAAACTGA
- the LOC115431410 gene encoding 4F2 cell-surface antigen heavy chain isoform X1: protein MPLNAGGPGYGSMEGPGLPGSVGAGADAETAPLLVPESEPDPCPEWRPLTKEELEAAADGPGWRRVRWYLVLLFWVSWVTILATSIAIIVKSPRPVAQPLRWWQKSLFYQLQPQLFMEARAEGAGGINALCEQLPYLRSLGVGALILEGLFEKEASPLNLTVTSKDSVTIPQIQHLLKQSNKADLKVVLDFCDVNLMGTEDVTGNADEASSVKAPYALRFWLDQGVAGFTICDTDEAYSEKVKWHLFDVVVLFHKQYHILCSRKTLTSFTFQTLLEWRDVFKEFNTEEEERIVLVKQTKDILPPLSNSSQVDVVMKSILPASHHILSAQEVADAIETHLHTVDRDIWTSWTVGGKASHDLKKLLLVLTMTLPGSPAVQHDSDIDQTQDKQKQHVAAAALFTSLSHSRAREEALLYGSFTFLPFNASTNASSNATLPSPSFPPILAFLRSWGCVHFLVLLNVGAEPRPLDPAWAPSLPEAGVFIASTGMDRVGSTSLYTLEVQPQEAIVIKLFEVGSYS from the exons ATGCCTCTGAACGCAGGGGGGCCCGGGTATGGCAGCATGGAGGGCCCCGGACTGCCTGGCAGCGTGGGCGCAGGCGCAGACGCAGAGACGGCACCGCTGCTGGTCCCGGAGTCGGAGCCTGATCCGTGTCCTGAATGGCGACCCCTCACCAAGGAGGAACTGGAGGCCGCAGCGGACGGTCCGGGCTGGAGGAGGGTGCGCTGGTACCTGGTGCTGCTGTTCTGGGTCTCCTGGGTCACCATCCTCGCCACCTCCATCGCCATCATAGTGAAGAGCCCACGGCCTGTGGCGCAGCCGCTCCGCTGGTGGCAGAAGTCTCTGTTCTACCAGCTGCAGCCACAGCTGTTCATGGAGGCCAGGGCGGAGGGGGCAGGGGGCATCAACG CGCTGTGTGAGCAGCTGCCTTACCTCAGGTCCCTGGGTGTAGGGGCTTTAATCCTGGAAGGCCTTTTTGAGAAAGAGGCATCTCCTCTAAACCTCACTGTGACTAGTAAAGACTCAGTGACCATCCCTCAGATTCAGCATCTACTCAAACAGAGCAACAAAGCAG ACCTGAAAGTAGTTCTGGATTTTTGCGATGTGAATCTGATGGGAACTGAGGATGTAACAGGAAATGCAGATGAAGCATCTTCAGTCAAAGCGCCG TATGCACTTAGGTTCTGGTTGGATCAAGGTGTGGCAGGTTTTACCATCTGTGACACAGATGAAGCATATTCAGAAAAGGTAAAATGGCACCTTTTTgatgttgttgttctttttcatAAGCAGTATCATATTCTCTGTTCCAGGAAAACCCTAACATCATTTACATTTCAGACTCTGCTGGAGTGGAGAGATGTCTTTAAAGAGTTTAACACTGAGGAGGAAGAAAG gATTGTGTTGGTGAAACAGACAAAAGACATTCTGCCTCCTCTAAGTAACTCAAGCCAAGTGGATGTGGTCATGAAGTCTATTCTGCCAGCTTCACACCACATCCTGTCAGCCCAAGAAGTGGCTGATGCCATAGAGACACACCTGCATACAGTAGATCGAGATATATGGACCAGCTGGACA GTTGGAGGAAAAGCATCTCATGACTTAAAGAAGTTACTTCTAGTGTTGACGATGACTTTGCCCGGGTCACCTGCAGTCCAGCATGATTCAGACATCGACCAAACTCAG GACAAGCAGAAGCAGCATGTagcagcagcagctctgtttACCTCCCTCAGTCACTCCAGAGCCAGAGAAGAAGCTCTCCTGTACGGCAGCTTCACCTTCCTCCCCTTCAACGCCTCCACCAACGCCTCCTCCAACGCCACTCTTCCATCTCCTTCATTCCCTCCCATCCTGGCCTTTCTACGTTCCTGGGGCTGTGTCCATTTCCTCGTTCTGCTTAACGTTGGGGCTGAGCCTCGGCCTCTGGATCCTGCCTGGGCTCCAAGCCTGCCTGAAGCTGGAGTGTTTATAGCAAGTACAGGAATGGACCGCGTAGGCTCAACATCTCTGTACACACTGGAAGTGCAACCCCAAGAAGCCATAGTCATCAAACTGTTTGAAGTTGGAAGCTATTCATAA
- the LOC115431410 gene encoding 4F2 cell-surface antigen heavy chain isoform X2, translating to MPLNAGGPGYGSMEGPGLPGSVGAGADAETAPLLVPESEPDPCPEWRPLTKEELEAAADGPGWRRVRWYLVLLFWVSWVTILATSIAIIVKSPRPVAQPLRWWQKSLFYQLQPQLFMEARAEGAGGINALCEQLPYLRSLGVGALILEGLFEKEASPLNLTVTSKDSVTIPQIQHLLKQSNKADLKVVLDFCDVNLMGTEDVTGNADEASSVKAPYALRFWLDQGVAGFTICDTDEAYSEKTLLEWRDVFKEFNTEEEERIVLVKQTKDILPPLSNSSQVDVVMKSILPASHHILSAQEVADAIETHLHTVDRDIWTSWTVGGKASHDLKKLLLVLTMTLPGSPAVQHDSDIDQTQTASLNLASSHEDEDNEPSESQADKQKQHVAAAALFTSLSHSRAREEALLYGSFTFLPFNASTNASSNATLPSPSFPPILAFLRSWGCVHFLVLLNVGAEPRPLDPAWAPSLPEAGVFIASTGMDRVGSTSLYTLEVQPQEAIVIKLFEVGSYS from the exons ATGCCTCTGAACGCAGGGGGGCCCGGGTATGGCAGCATGGAGGGCCCCGGACTGCCTGGCAGCGTGGGCGCAGGCGCAGACGCAGAGACGGCACCGCTGCTGGTCCCGGAGTCGGAGCCTGATCCGTGTCCTGAATGGCGACCCCTCACCAAGGAGGAACTGGAGGCCGCAGCGGACGGTCCGGGCTGGAGGAGGGTGCGCTGGTACCTGGTGCTGCTGTTCTGGGTCTCCTGGGTCACCATCCTCGCCACCTCCATCGCCATCATAGTGAAGAGCCCACGGCCTGTGGCGCAGCCGCTCCGCTGGTGGCAGAAGTCTCTGTTCTACCAGCTGCAGCCACAGCTGTTCATGGAGGCCAGGGCGGAGGGGGCAGGGGGCATCAACG CGCTGTGTGAGCAGCTGCCTTACCTCAGGTCCCTGGGTGTAGGGGCTTTAATCCTGGAAGGCCTTTTTGAGAAAGAGGCATCTCCTCTAAACCTCACTGTGACTAGTAAAGACTCAGTGACCATCCCTCAGATTCAGCATCTACTCAAACAGAGCAACAAAGCAG ACCTGAAAGTAGTTCTGGATTTTTGCGATGTGAATCTGATGGGAACTGAGGATGTAACAGGAAATGCAGATGAAGCATCTTCAGTCAAAGCGCCG TATGCACTTAGGTTCTGGTTGGATCAAGGTGTGGCAGGTTTTACCATCTGTGACACAGATGAAGCATATTCAGAAAAG ACTCTGCTGGAGTGGAGAGATGTCTTTAAAGAGTTTAACACTGAGGAGGAAGAAAG gATTGTGTTGGTGAAACAGACAAAAGACATTCTGCCTCCTCTAAGTAACTCAAGCCAAGTGGATGTGGTCATGAAGTCTATTCTGCCAGCTTCACACCACATCCTGTCAGCCCAAGAAGTGGCTGATGCCATAGAGACACACCTGCATACAGTAGATCGAGATATATGGACCAGCTGGACA GTTGGAGGAAAAGCATCTCATGACTTAAAGAAGTTACTTCTAGTGTTGACGATGACTTTGCCCGGGTCACCTGCAGTCCAGCATGATTCAGACATCGACCAAACTCAG ACTGCCTCACTAAATCTTGCCTCCTCACATGAAGATGAAGACAATGAACCATCAGAATCCCAAGCA GACAAGCAGAAGCAGCATGTagcagcagcagctctgtttACCTCCCTCAGTCACTCCAGAGCCAGAGAAGAAGCTCTCCTGTACGGCAGCTTCACCTTCCTCCCCTTCAACGCCTCCACCAACGCCTCCTCCAACGCCACTCTTCCATCTCCTTCATTCCCTCCCATCCTGGCCTTTCTACGTTCCTGGGGCTGTGTCCATTTCCTCGTTCTGCTTAACGTTGGGGCTGAGCCTCGGCCTCTGGATCCTGCCTGGGCTCCAAGCCTGCCTGAAGCTGGAGTGTTTATAGCAAGTACAGGAATGGACCGCGTAGGCTCAACATCTCTGTACACACTGGAAGTGCAACCCCAAGAAGCCATAGTCATCAAACTGTTTGAAGTTGGAAGCTATTCATAA
- the LOC115431410 gene encoding 4F2 cell-surface antigen heavy chain isoform X3 yields the protein MPLNAGGPGYGSMEGPGLPGSVGAGADAETAPLLVPESEPDPCPEWRPLTKEELEAAADGPGWRRVRWYLVLLFWVSWVTILATSIAIIVKSPRPVAQPLRWWQKSLFYQLQPQLFMEARAEGAGGINALCEQLPYLRSLGVGALILEGLFEKEASPLNLTVTSKDSVTIPQIQHLLKQSNKADLKVVLDFCDVNLMGTEDVTGNADEASSVKAPYALRFWLDQGVAGFTICDTDEAYSEKTLLEWRDVFKEFNTEEEERIVLVKQTKDILPPLSNSSQVDVVMKSILPASHHILSAQEVADAIETHLHTVDRDIWTSWTVGGKASHDLKKLLLVLTMTLPGSPAVQHDSDIDQTQDKQKQHVAAAALFTSLSHSRAREEALLYGSFTFLPFNASTNASSNATLPSPSFPPILAFLRSWGCVHFLVLLNVGAEPRPLDPAWAPSLPEAGVFIASTGMDRVGSTSLYTLEVQPQEAIVIKLFEVGSYS from the exons ATGCCTCTGAACGCAGGGGGGCCCGGGTATGGCAGCATGGAGGGCCCCGGACTGCCTGGCAGCGTGGGCGCAGGCGCAGACGCAGAGACGGCACCGCTGCTGGTCCCGGAGTCGGAGCCTGATCCGTGTCCTGAATGGCGACCCCTCACCAAGGAGGAACTGGAGGCCGCAGCGGACGGTCCGGGCTGGAGGAGGGTGCGCTGGTACCTGGTGCTGCTGTTCTGGGTCTCCTGGGTCACCATCCTCGCCACCTCCATCGCCATCATAGTGAAGAGCCCACGGCCTGTGGCGCAGCCGCTCCGCTGGTGGCAGAAGTCTCTGTTCTACCAGCTGCAGCCACAGCTGTTCATGGAGGCCAGGGCGGAGGGGGCAGGGGGCATCAACG CGCTGTGTGAGCAGCTGCCTTACCTCAGGTCCCTGGGTGTAGGGGCTTTAATCCTGGAAGGCCTTTTTGAGAAAGAGGCATCTCCTCTAAACCTCACTGTGACTAGTAAAGACTCAGTGACCATCCCTCAGATTCAGCATCTACTCAAACAGAGCAACAAAGCAG ACCTGAAAGTAGTTCTGGATTTTTGCGATGTGAATCTGATGGGAACTGAGGATGTAACAGGAAATGCAGATGAAGCATCTTCAGTCAAAGCGCCG TATGCACTTAGGTTCTGGTTGGATCAAGGTGTGGCAGGTTTTACCATCTGTGACACAGATGAAGCATATTCAGAAAAG ACTCTGCTGGAGTGGAGAGATGTCTTTAAAGAGTTTAACACTGAGGAGGAAGAAAG gATTGTGTTGGTGAAACAGACAAAAGACATTCTGCCTCCTCTAAGTAACTCAAGCCAAGTGGATGTGGTCATGAAGTCTATTCTGCCAGCTTCACACCACATCCTGTCAGCCCAAGAAGTGGCTGATGCCATAGAGACACACCTGCATACAGTAGATCGAGATATATGGACCAGCTGGACA GTTGGAGGAAAAGCATCTCATGACTTAAAGAAGTTACTTCTAGTGTTGACGATGACTTTGCCCGGGTCACCTGCAGTCCAGCATGATTCAGACATCGACCAAACTCAG GACAAGCAGAAGCAGCATGTagcagcagcagctctgtttACCTCCCTCAGTCACTCCAGAGCCAGAGAAGAAGCTCTCCTGTACGGCAGCTTCACCTTCCTCCCCTTCAACGCCTCCACCAACGCCTCCTCCAACGCCACTCTTCCATCTCCTTCATTCCCTCCCATCCTGGCCTTTCTACGTTCCTGGGGCTGTGTCCATTTCCTCGTTCTGCTTAACGTTGGGGCTGAGCCTCGGCCTCTGGATCCTGCCTGGGCTCCAAGCCTGCCTGAAGCTGGAGTGTTTATAGCAAGTACAGGAATGGACCGCGTAGGCTCAACATCTCTGTACACACTGGAAGTGCAACCCCAAGAAGCCATAGTCATCAAACTGTTTGAAGTTGGAAGCTATTCATAA